A portion of the Actomonas aquatica genome contains these proteins:
- a CDS encoding KamA family radical SAM protein, with product MAYTDDRSSWFEGQGLWQHVPAEQWQDWTWQLKNRLTSGEDLERYMTLTPEEKRGVAFAGRKLAMSITPYFFNLIDRNDPNCPIRKQLIPREGEMFISNEEQLDSLGEDEHSPVPGIVHRYPDRVLFLVTDRCAAYCRYCTRSRLVSNAQDYNFHPEYEQGLRYIESHPEVRDVLLSGGDPLLLSDRKLEHLLARLREIPHVEFIRIGSRIPVFLPQRITPKLCEIFKKYGPIWMSIHVNHPKEATAELRDACERLAFAGVPLGNQSVLLSGVNDDPETMKALVHRLLRMRVRPYYIYQMDLITGGAHFKVDVRKGIEIIRALRGHTTGYAVPQYVIDAPGGGGKVPINPDYLEQITDDEVVFRNYEGKQFRYPLHSTGLKRAVEDPAALIDAS from the coding sequence ATGGCATATACCGACGATCGCTCCAGCTGGTTTGAAGGCCAAGGACTCTGGCAACACGTCCCAGCCGAACAGTGGCAGGACTGGACTTGGCAGCTTAAGAATCGCCTCACCTCGGGCGAGGATCTCGAGCGTTACATGACCCTCACGCCGGAGGAAAAGCGCGGGGTGGCCTTTGCCGGGCGGAAGCTGGCGATGTCGATTACGCCCTATTTCTTCAATCTGATCGATCGTAACGATCCCAACTGCCCGATCCGTAAGCAGCTGATCCCGCGTGAAGGGGAAATGTTTATCTCCAACGAGGAGCAACTGGACTCGCTCGGTGAAGACGAACACTCGCCGGTGCCGGGCATTGTGCATCGTTATCCGGATCGCGTGCTGTTTTTGGTGACCGATCGTTGTGCCGCCTATTGCCGCTATTGCACGCGCAGTCGGTTGGTCTCCAACGCTCAGGACTACAATTTCCACCCGGAATACGAGCAGGGTCTGCGCTACATCGAATCCCACCCGGAGGTGCGCGACGTGCTGCTGTCAGGGGGAGACCCGCTGTTGCTCTCCGATCGCAAGCTGGAGCACCTCTTGGCGCGGTTGCGCGAGATCCCGCATGTCGAGTTCATCCGCATCGGATCGCGCATCCCGGTGTTCCTGCCGCAGCGCATCACGCCGAAGCTGTGCGAGATCTTCAAAAAATACGGACCGATCTGGATGAGCATCCACGTGAACCATCCCAAGGAGGCGACCGCCGAGCTACGCGATGCCTGCGAGCGACTGGCCTTTGCCGGCGTGCCGTTGGGCAATCAAAGCGTGTTGCTCTCCGGCGTGAATGACGATCCCGAGACGATGAAGGCACTGGTGCATCGACTCCTGCGGATGCGGGTCCGGCCCTATTACATTTACCAGATGGACCTCATCACCGGTGGGGCGCACTTCAAAGTGGATGTGCGCAAGGGCATTGAAATCATCCGCGCGCTGCGTGGTCACACCACGGGTTACGCGGTGCCGCAATACGTCATCGATGCGCCCGGTGGCGGTGGCAAAGTGCCCATCAATCCGGACTATCTGGAGCAGATCACCGACGACGAAGTGGTGTTTCGAAACTACGAAGGGAAGCAGTTCCGCTACCCGCTGCACTCTACTGGCTTAAAGCGGGCAGTGGAGGATCCAGCTGCTTTGATCGACGCTTCCTGA
- the carA gene encoding glutamine-hydrolyzing carbamoyl-phosphate synthase small subunit — protein MSSSKPAVLALEDGSVYHGLAFGADATVAGECVFNTSMTGYQEIVTDPSYFGQIVTMTAVQIGNYGISPEDAEAGHPMCSGFVVRELSPIASNWRSTITLDAYLAKYGIPGISEVDTRAITKKLRVDGAMKCCISTLPITDEEAVAQARGWQDMAGSDYVKDVSCKEPYIWGADEPERYNAPYLPDGTSFGAHQTREKRFRVAAFDFGAKHTIFRKLIRHGFDVQVFPSTATPEMIREHAPDGLFLSNGPGDPAALDYVHRTVNALLPELPTFGICLGHQMLTHAMGGKTFKLKFGHRGGNQPVKNLETGRVSITAQNHGFATDPDSLEAGGAMVTEINLNDNTVEGLRHKELPIFSVQYHPEAAPGPNDADPLFVDFYNLIQKRKDGKI, from the coding sequence ATGTCCTCATCCAAACCCGCGGTCCTCGCCCTCGAAGATGGTTCGGTCTACCATGGCCTCGCTTTTGGCGCCGATGCCACCGTCGCCGGAGAATGTGTTTTTAACACCTCCATGACGGGTTATCAGGAGATCGTCACCGATCCGTCCTACTTCGGCCAAATCGTGACCATGACCGCTGTCCAGATCGGCAACTACGGCATCAGCCCCGAGGACGCCGAGGCCGGACACCCGATGTGCTCCGGTTTTGTGGTGCGGGAACTCTCCCCTATCGCCTCCAATTGGCGTTCGACCATCACGCTCGACGCCTACCTCGCGAAATACGGCATACCCGGCATCAGCGAGGTCGATACCCGCGCCATTACCAAAAAGCTCCGCGTCGACGGCGCCATGAAGTGCTGCATCAGCACCCTGCCGATCACCGACGAGGAAGCCGTGGCCCAGGCCCGCGGCTGGCAAGACATGGCCGGCAGCGACTACGTAAAGGACGTGAGCTGCAAGGAACCCTACATTTGGGGTGCCGATGAGCCCGAGCGCTACAACGCCCCCTACTTGCCCGACGGCACGTCCTTCGGCGCCCACCAAACCCGCGAGAAGCGCTTCCGCGTCGCTGCCTTCGACTTCGGCGCCAAGCACACCATCTTCCGCAAACTCATCCGCCACGGCTTCGACGTGCAGGTCTTCCCCTCCACCGCGACGCCCGAGATGATCCGCGAACACGCCCCCGACGGCCTCTTCCTCTCCAACGGCCCCGGCGACCCGGCCGCCCTCGACTACGTGCACCGCACCGTCAACGCCCTGCTGCCCGAGCTGCCGACCTTCGGCATCTGCCTCGGCCACCAGATGCTCACCCACGCCATGGGCGGCAAAACCTTCAAACTCAAGTTTGGTCACCGCGGCGGCAACCAGCCGGTCAAGAACCTCGAGACCGGCCGCGTCTCCATCACCGCGCAGAACCACGGCTTCGCCACCGATCCCGATAGCCTCGAAGCCGGCGGCGCCATGGTCACCGAGATCAACTTGAACGACAACACGGTCGAAGGCCTGCGCCACAAGGAGCTGCCGATCTTCTCGGTGCAATACCACCCGGAAGCCGCCCCCGGCCCCAACGACGCCGATCCGCTCTTCGTCGACTTCTACAACCTCATCCAGAAGCGCAAAGACGGAAAGATCTGA
- the kdsB gene encoding 3-deoxy-manno-octulosonate cytidylyltransferase produces MPKFAIIVPCRLESSRFPRKLLHEVRGVPLVLWVARRIAAEAPEFPLWFAVDDALLEAPLREAGFQTIMTRADHQSGTDRLAEANRTVGAEFVINVQADEPLVTGEQIRALAELVQGPVAMATLATPFKRVVDFYNANQVKVVMRRDGRALYFSRSRMPFPRDLGLTIEDDWVAANPCRKHLGLYAYTAMLLEQFAGLPQGQLEQIEKLEQLRVLENGYDIAVGLTDDPGLGVDTPADAERFEAALG; encoded by the coding sequence ATGCCAAAGTTCGCGATCATCGTCCCCTGTCGTCTCGAATCCTCGCGCTTCCCGCGCAAGCTCCTGCATGAGGTGCGCGGCGTGCCGCTGGTGCTGTGGGTGGCGCGCCGGATCGCGGCCGAGGCACCGGAGTTTCCGCTGTGGTTTGCGGTGGATGATGCCTTGCTCGAAGCGCCGCTGCGCGAGGCGGGTTTTCAGACCATCATGACCCGCGCCGACCACCAGAGCGGCACGGATCGGCTGGCCGAAGCGAACCGCACGGTCGGGGCGGAGTTCGTGATCAACGTGCAGGCCGATGAGCCACTGGTGACGGGCGAGCAGATCCGCGCGCTGGCCGAGCTGGTGCAGGGGCCGGTGGCGATGGCGACGCTGGCGACGCCGTTCAAGCGGGTGGTGGATTTCTACAACGCGAATCAGGTGAAGGTCGTCATGCGGCGGGACGGGCGTGCGCTGTATTTTTCGCGCTCACGCATGCCGTTTCCGCGCGATCTGGGCCTCACGATTGAGGACGACTGGGTGGCGGCGAATCCCTGCCGCAAGCACCTCGGTCTCTATGCTTACACGGCGATGTTGTTGGAGCAGTTTGCTGGTTTGCCGCAAGGACAGCTCGAGCAGATCGAGAAGCTGGAGCAATTGCGGGTGTTGGAGAATGGCTACGACATTGCGGTCGGTTTGACCGATGATCCGGGGCTGGGCGTCGATACGCCGGCGGATGCCGAGCGTTTTGAGGCGGCGCTGGGTTGA
- a CDS encoding HPr family phosphocarrier protein, which yields MSETSDPASPTAQTARELVVQNKMGIHARPAAMIVRVTNKFKADVLVEKDDEQVNGKSIMGLMMLAAGKGSKVRFSVTGDDGAAMLDELEALFARKFDEA from the coding sequence ATGTCTGAAACGTCCGATCCCGCCTCCCCCACTGCACAAACCGCCCGCGAGCTGGTCGTGCAGAACAAGATGGGTATCCATGCCCGTCCTGCGGCCATGATCGTTCGCGTCACCAACAAGTTCAAAGCCGACGTATTGGTCGAAAAGGACGACGAACAGGTGAACGGAAAAAGCATCATGGGTCTGATGATGTTGGCCGCCGGCAAGGGCTCCAAAGTGCGCTTCAGCGTCACCGGCGACGACGGTGCCGCCATGCTCGACGAACTCGAGGCGCTCTTCGCCCGCAAGTTCGACGAGGCCTGA
- a CDS encoding XRE family transcriptional regulator yields the protein MDTPSTLADNPRSSVNEHIAARLRALRDARGVSLAALAERTGVSRSMLSLIERGESSPTATVLEKIATGLSVPLAELFSPVPTTDATPPSPLRRAAEHVVWRDPASGYQRTEVSPAGATDFARIVDVSFPAGAHIAFDTTHYDAPVHQQVWMLEGAMHIRHGDDTYELSVGDTLAFLLDRPTAFHNPTRSEARYAVVIVPSAASRPRLP from the coding sequence TTGGATACCCCATCCACCTTGGCAGATAACCCGCGCTCCAGCGTCAACGAACACATCGCCGCCCGGCTCCGCGCCCTGCGCGACGCCCGGGGCGTCTCGCTCGCCGCGCTCGCCGAACGCACCGGCGTCAGCCGCTCGATGTTGTCGCTGATCGAACGCGGTGAAAGCAGCCCCACCGCCACCGTCCTGGAGAAGATCGCTACCGGCCTCTCCGTGCCCTTGGCCGAACTCTTCTCCCCCGTCCCCACCACCGATGCCACGCCGCCGTCGCCCCTACGCCGCGCCGCCGAGCACGTCGTGTGGCGCGATCCCGCCTCCGGTTATCAACGCACCGAAGTGAGCCCGGCCGGAGCCACCGACTTCGCCCGCATCGTCGACGTCTCCTTTCCCGCCGGCGCCCACATCGCCTTCGACACCACACACTACGACGCCCCCGTGCATCAACAGGTTTGGATGCTCGAGGGCGCCATGCACATCCGCCACGGCGACGACACCTACGAACTTAGCGTCGGCGATACCCTCGCCTTCCTCCTCGACCGCCCCACCGCCTTTCACAACCCAACTCGATCCGAAGCGCGCTACGCTGTCGTGATCGTGCCATCGGCCGCTTCCCGCCCCCGCTTGCCATGA
- a CDS encoding GNAT family N-acetyltransferase: protein MSASPPSIRLLSDPLPHELEQLASVLHDCVNGGASVSFMAPYSLDDAHKFWERIAMDVRAGQKALLVAEDELGICGTVQLHLDLPPNQPHRADLAKMLVHRRARRRGLGEALMRAAEAEAIARGKNLLVLDTVTGSTADRLYTRLGWVRVGEIPRYALMPDGEPCPTTYFYRDLRDEAQTAVAGRP, encoded by the coding sequence ATGAGTGCATCGCCGCCTTCCATCCGTCTTCTGAGCGACCCGCTGCCCCACGAGCTCGAGCAACTCGCGTCGGTGTTGCACGACTGCGTAAACGGCGGCGCTTCCGTGAGCTTTATGGCGCCCTACTCCCTCGACGACGCACACAAATTCTGGGAGCGCATTGCGATGGATGTCCGCGCGGGGCAAAAAGCCCTGCTGGTCGCCGAAGACGAGCTGGGCATCTGCGGCACCGTGCAGCTCCACCTCGATCTGCCCCCCAACCAACCGCACCGCGCCGACCTCGCCAAGATGTTGGTCCACCGCCGCGCTCGTCGCCGCGGTCTCGGCGAAGCTCTCATGCGCGCCGCCGAAGCCGAAGCCATCGCCCGCGGCAAAAACTTGCTCGTGCTCGACACCGTCACCGGCAGCACCGCCGATCGCCTCTACACGCGCCTCGGTTGGGTGCGCGTCGGCGAGATTCCCCGCTACGCGCTCATGCCCGACGGTGAACCTTGTCCGACCACCTACTTCTATCGCGATTTACGCGACGAAGCTCAGACCGCCGTCGCCGGCAGACCGTAA
- a CDS encoding TatD family hydrolase, with translation MGLIDSHTHLDSFVRRGELAPILDRARTADVDAMITVGTASDDWLGYRELAMAQAGTVFYTAGLHPCSVDETWEQELAQLPVFWRDGGLVPVALGECGLDRFHLPKKDEAKAEQLMAWQKAAFAAQLALAKELDAPVVVHSRGAFAECVELIDASGVNWKRVVFHCFAEGPAEMTVLRERGGFGSFTGILTYKNAESVREAAKVQGLEHLMLETDAPYLTPVPHRGKPNEVSYVRHTADFAAEMFGVDYETLATITTRNARAFYGLPATAV, from the coding sequence ATGGGCCTGATCGATTCACACACGCACCTCGACTCGTTTGTGCGGCGCGGGGAGTTGGCGCCGATTCTGGACCGTGCGCGCACGGCCGACGTCGACGCCATGATCACGGTCGGCACGGCCAGCGACGACTGGTTGGGTTACCGGGAACTGGCAATGGCGCAGGCCGGCACGGTATTTTACACCGCAGGGCTGCATCCGTGCTCGGTCGACGAGACATGGGAGCAGGAGCTGGCGCAGTTGCCGGTCTTCTGGCGCGACGGCGGACTGGTGCCCGTGGCGCTGGGCGAGTGTGGGCTCGATCGGTTTCATTTGCCCAAGAAGGACGAAGCGAAGGCCGAGCAGTTGATGGCCTGGCAAAAGGCGGCCTTTGCGGCGCAACTGGCGCTGGCCAAGGAGTTGGACGCGCCGGTGGTGGTGCACTCGCGGGGCGCGTTTGCCGAGTGTGTCGAGTTGATCGACGCGAGCGGGGTGAATTGGAAGCGGGTGGTGTTTCACTGCTTCGCCGAAGGTCCGGCCGAGATGACCGTGCTGCGCGAGCGGGGCGGATTTGGCTCCTTCACCGGCATTCTGACTTACAAGAACGCCGAGTCGGTGCGGGAGGCGGCGAAGGTGCAGGGGCTGGAGCACCTCATGCTCGAAACCGATGCGCCGTATCTCACGCCGGTGCCGCACCGCGGCAAACCCAACGAAGTGAGTTACGTGCGCCACACGGCGGATTTTGCGGCCGAGATGTTTGGCGTCGATTACGAGACGCTGGCGACGATCACGACGCGGAACGCACGGGCGTTTTACGGTCTGCCGGCGACGGCGGTCTGA
- a CDS encoding carboxypeptidase M32, which translates to MPAAYDSLLTHLHKVHHLNSVLGLLGWDEQVNLPPDSSDLRGEQMAVMAELAHAASSAPAIGEALAELESDLDSLNDAQRVVVRAARRDYDRVTKLPSEFVTEKAKHCSASYHAWHKAKEADDFASYAPYLEKHLELAKREAAYLGWGDRPYDYAIDQHDPGLDAATITKLFAELSEGLVPLVQRIAASPVQAKPERLRGFPVEAQAAFLREVTERIGFNYRRGRIDVSPHPFCEGSGADIRMTTRYEADLPLSSLFGSIHETGHGLYEQGLPLEHHATALGQHAGMAMHESQSRMWENQVGRGRPFWMFFEQQFRARFGAQLEGISSDELLLAINAVAPTLVRVEADEVYYNLHIILRFELEQRLFSGELAVADLPAAWNERCEALLGQRPTNDAEGVLQDVHWSGGAFGYFPSYCLGNMIAAQLWDAVRGAMPDLEADFARGEFGRLLGWLRENVHAHGKRYSALELVEKVTGKPLSPQPLLAYLEDRYASLYQV; encoded by the coding sequence ATGCCTGCAGCCTACGATTCGCTTCTCACCCATTTGCACAAAGTGCATCACCTAAACTCCGTGCTCGGCCTGTTGGGCTGGGACGAGCAGGTGAACCTACCGCCCGACAGCAGTGACCTGCGCGGTGAGCAGATGGCGGTGATGGCGGAGTTGGCTCACGCGGCGTCGAGCGCGCCGGCGATCGGCGAGGCGTTGGCGGAGCTGGAAAGCGATCTCGATAGCTTGAACGATGCGCAACGGGTGGTCGTGCGGGCGGCGCGGCGGGACTACGATCGGGTGACCAAGTTGCCCAGCGAGTTTGTCACCGAGAAAGCCAAACACTGCAGTGCGAGTTACCACGCCTGGCACAAGGCCAAGGAGGCGGACGACTTTGCCAGCTACGCGCCGTATTTGGAAAAACACCTGGAGCTGGCCAAGCGTGAGGCGGCCTATCTCGGCTGGGGCGATCGGCCGTATGACTACGCGATCGATCAGCACGATCCGGGGCTCGACGCCGCGACCATAACCAAGCTGTTCGCTGAACTGAGCGAAGGATTGGTGCCGCTGGTGCAGCGCATCGCGGCCTCGCCGGTGCAGGCGAAGCCCGAGCGGTTGCGTGGTTTTCCGGTCGAAGCGCAGGCAGCGTTTCTGCGCGAGGTGACGGAGCGGATCGGTTTTAACTATCGCCGCGGTCGCATCGATGTGTCGCCGCACCCATTTTGTGAAGGCAGCGGGGCCGACATCCGCATGACGACCCGGTATGAGGCCGACCTGCCGCTGAGTTCACTCTTTGGTTCGATCCATGAGACCGGCCACGGTCTCTACGAACAGGGCCTGCCGCTCGAGCATCATGCGACGGCGCTGGGTCAGCACGCGGGCATGGCGATGCATGAATCGCAGAGTCGGATGTGGGAGAATCAGGTGGGACGGGGACGGCCGTTCTGGATGTTTTTTGAGCAGCAATTCCGCGCGCGTTTCGGGGCGCAGTTGGAAGGCATATCGTCCGACGAACTGCTGCTGGCGATCAATGCCGTGGCGCCGACGCTGGTGCGGGTCGAAGCCGACGAAGTGTATTACAACCTGCACATCATCCTGCGCTTCGAGTTGGAGCAGCGGCTCTTCTCCGGCGAGCTGGCGGTGGCCGATCTGCCGGCGGCGTGGAACGAACGCTGTGAAGCGCTGCTCGGACAGCGTCCGACCAACGATGCCGAGGGCGTGCTGCAGGACGTGCACTGGAGTGGCGGCGCCTTTGGCTACTTCCCGAGTTATTGCCTGGGCAACATGATCGCGGCGCAGCTGTGGGATGCGGTGCGGGGGGCGATGCCGGATCTGGAAGCGGACTTTGCGCGCGGCGAGTTTGGGCGGCTGCTCGGCTGGTTGCGCGAGAATGTGCATGCTCACGGCAAACGTTATTCGGCGCTCGAGCTGGTGGAGAAGGTGACGGGCAAACCGCTCTCGCCGCAACCGCTGCTGGCGTATTTGGAAGATCGATACGCGAGCCTTTACCAAGTCTGA
- a CDS encoding DUF4097 family beta strand repeat-containing protein, whose translation MSLMLSPVVTAAERFEAFSWEVGDMPMVKLHTFRGTIQVERSAPGRVSLIVHANEGNNETPDDWLKAIDVNGAAFGAGVSVSIKRSDWGVDIGVGDAPIRELAITLRVPPQCSLDLETDLGGIDVGNDITGHMRARVRDGDIFFGRVDGSVSAKSVRGSVTVSRTAGDLNVNCGFGEITVGTVLGNASLATKSGSIEFMKVQGSVLAEAENGNVTAQFSSDLQQPASLVADGGSVMMSIDEGTAFALKARASWGRVRSRYAFDEVLRGGDGKRRLEGVSNGGGVNLDVRSSGGDVVIKTMPKLENDWF comes from the coding sequence ATGTCCCTGATGCTCAGTCCGGTGGTCACGGCTGCTGAGCGTTTTGAGGCCTTTTCCTGGGAGGTGGGGGATATGCCGATGGTGAAGCTGCACACCTTTCGGGGCACGATTCAGGTGGAGCGGTCCGCGCCGGGACGGGTGAGTTTGATCGTGCACGCCAACGAAGGAAACAACGAGACGCCGGACGATTGGCTGAAGGCGATCGATGTGAACGGTGCGGCGTTTGGCGCGGGCGTGTCGGTGTCGATCAAACGTTCGGACTGGGGCGTGGATATTGGGGTTGGCGATGCTCCGATTCGGGAGCTGGCCATCACCTTGCGGGTGCCGCCGCAGTGTAGTTTGGATTTGGAGACTGATCTTGGCGGCATCGATGTGGGCAATGACATCACGGGTCACATGCGCGCCCGGGTGCGGGACGGAGACATTTTTTTTGGGCGGGTGGATGGCTCGGTTTCGGCCAAATCGGTGCGAGGCAGCGTCACGGTGTCGCGCACGGCGGGCGACTTGAACGTGAACTGTGGCTTCGGCGAAATCACCGTCGGCACGGTGTTGGGCAACGCCAGCCTCGCGACCAAGAGCGGTAGTATCGAATTTATGAAGGTGCAGGGCAGCGTCTTGGCGGAAGCCGAGAATGGCAATGTGACTGCTCAGTTCAGCTCGGATTTGCAGCAGCCGGCCTCGTTGGTGGCCGACGGCGGCAGTGTGATGATGTCGATCGATGAAGGCACGGCGTTTGCGTTGAAGGCGCGGGCGAGTTGGGGGCGGGTGCGATCGCGTTACGCCTTTGACGAAGTTTTGCGGGGCGGCGATGGCAAGCGGCGCTTGGAAGGCGTTTCCAACGGTGGCGGGGTGAATCTCGACGTGCGTTCCAGTGGGGGCGACGTGGTGATCAAGACGATGCCCAAGTTGGAGAACGATTGGTTCTGA
- the msrB gene encoding peptide-methionine (R)-S-oxide reductase MsrB — protein MRSLFALFLGSILILLAGCETDSLDVRAAPPLPADAAAAVAAADLTPITRSDAEWRETLTAEQYYILRQDGTERPFTSPHLKESRPGYFACAACGLPLFSQDTKFKSGTGWPSFWAPIADGFVADKRDFSLGMVRTENRCARCDGHLGHVFADGPRPTGLRYCINGDALTFVPAEN, from the coding sequence ATGCGCTCCCTTTTTGCCCTCTTTCTTGGCTCAATCCTCATCCTGCTGGCGGGGTGTGAAACCGACTCGCTGGATGTCCGCGCGGCTCCGCCGCTGCCCGCCGATGCCGCCGCCGCCGTGGCCGCCGCCGACCTCACCCCGATCACCCGCTCCGACGCCGAATGGCGTGAGACGCTCACCGCTGAGCAATACTACATCCTCCGCCAGGACGGCACCGAACGCCCCTTCACCAGCCCTCACTTGAAGGAAAGCCGCCCCGGCTATTTTGCCTGCGCCGCCTGCGGCCTGCCCCTCTTCAGCCAGGACACCAAGTTTAAATCCGGCACCGGCTGGCCCAGCTTCTGGGCCCCCATCGCCGATGGTTTTGTGGCCGACAAACGCGACTTCAGCCTCGGCATGGTGCGCACCGAAAACCGCTGCGCCCGTTGCGACGGCCATCTCGGCCACGTCTTCGCCGACGGTCCCCGCCCCACCGGCCTGCGCTATTGCATCAACGGCGACGCGCTCACCTTCGTGCCGGCTGAGAACTGA
- a CDS encoding arsenate reductase family protein, which translates to MKKPVVYTYAKCSTCRKAVKWLEAEGISFTEKPIRETPPSKAELKRMLAAQNGELKKLFNTSGGDYREMKLGSKLPTMTETEAFDLLHANGNLVKRPFLLTDTVGLVGFKEEVWAAALR; encoded by the coding sequence GTGAAAAAGCCGGTCGTTTACACCTACGCCAAATGCTCCACCTGCCGCAAAGCGGTCAAATGGTTGGAGGCTGAGGGCATATCCTTCACCGAAAAACCGATTCGGGAGACCCCGCCGAGCAAGGCGGAACTCAAGCGCATGCTGGCGGCGCAAAACGGGGAGCTGAAGAAACTCTTCAACACCTCGGGCGGCGATTATCGGGAAATGAAACTTGGGTCCAAGCTACCCACGATGACCGAGACGGAAGCGTTCGACCTCCTGCACGCCAACGGTAACCTGGTGAAGCGGCCGTTTCTGCTCACCGACACGGTGGGGCTGGTGGGCTTCAAGGAAGAGGTTTGGGCGGCGGCTTTGCGCTGA
- a CDS encoding endonuclease/exonuclease/phosphatase family protein, with amino-acid sequence MTLWVATAATVLAGHSFTIVTYNVENLHDADGVAVYDDFQPELYSHRHVITKVRNVASILSRFRQGEGPDIVLLQEIEIDQTPGAADWDQAAWLEATRGVTLASLAEMATLPEVWRDAPAEAWLLAALREAGMTEYHVYSGADEPSSANADSRRAIKCVTLSKYEATAVRRYAIESARNILETEFTIDGHSLYVFNNHWKSGAGSEQMEVLRIQNATVLKERLDALLAADAGADIVIGGDFNAHYNQKARYPEMPRTSMNDVLQAQGSEKALQAGKARFYNLWFELPPPVRGSDVYRGEWGTLMNMVVSRGLYDWAGVQYQDNSFRVARLPGVNADAALAPRRWDGGGPVGGGYSDHLPIYAHFRTVDANRADMGMPLENPSDETINGDVYRVNYAGVDLNQAVDIDALPDSVDLQDGSWSGKLFLVEGSSIAGRRVKVRVRGQVYDIYAPQREVIDELKAQHASNRRVKFYGELGTYKGSWQFVVQDISWVP; translated from the coding sequence TTGACTCTCTGGGTTGCCACGGCGGCGACCGTCCTGGCCGGACACTCCTTCACCATCGTCACCTACAACGTGGAAAACCTCCACGATGCGGACGGCGTGGCGGTCTATGATGATTTCCAGCCGGAGCTGTATTCGCACCGGCACGTGATCACCAAGGTGCGCAACGTGGCCTCGATTTTGTCGCGTTTCCGTCAGGGCGAAGGACCGGACATCGTTTTGTTGCAGGAGATCGAGATTGATCAAACGCCCGGGGCGGCGGACTGGGATCAAGCGGCGTGGCTCGAAGCGACGCGTGGCGTCACGCTCGCCAGCCTCGCGGAGATGGCGACCCTGCCCGAGGTCTGGCGTGATGCGCCGGCCGAGGCCTGGTTGTTGGCCGCGCTGCGCGAGGCCGGCATGACGGAGTATCACGTTTACAGCGGCGCGGATGAGCCGTCGTCGGCGAATGCGGACAGTCGTCGAGCGATCAAGTGCGTGACTCTTTCGAAGTATGAAGCGACGGCGGTGCGGCGTTACGCGATCGAGTCGGCGCGCAATATTTTGGAGACCGAGTTCACCATCGATGGGCACAGCCTGTATGTGTTCAACAACCACTGGAAGTCCGGTGCGGGCAGCGAACAGATGGAGGTGCTGCGCATCCAGAATGCGACGGTTTTGAAGGAGCGGCTCGACGCGCTCCTGGCGGCCGATGCCGGGGCCGACATCGTGATCGGTGGCGACTTCAACGCGCACTATAATCAAAAGGCGCGCTACCCGGAAATGCCGCGCACGAGCATGAATGATGTGCTGCAGGCGCAGGGGAGTGAGAAGGCGCTGCAGGCCGGCAAAGCCCGGTTCTACAACCTGTGGTTTGAACTGCCGCCGCCCGTGCGGGGAAGTGACGTTTACCGCGGCGAGTGGGGCACGCTCATGAACATGGTGGTGTCACGCGGCCTCTACGATTGGGCGGGCGTGCAATACCAGGACAACTCCTTCCGGGTGGCCCGGTTACCCGGCGTGAACGCCGATGCCGCGCTCGCGCCGCGGCGTTGGGATGGCGGCGGTCCGGTGGGCGGTGGCTATTCGGATCACCTGCCGATCTACGCCCATTTCCGCACGGTCGATGCCAACCGCGCCGATATGGGCATGCCCTTGGAGAACCCGAGTGATGAAACGATCAACGGTGATGTTTACCGCGTGAACTATGCTGGAGTGGATCTCAACCAAGCGGTCGATATCGATGCCTTGCCGGACAGCGTGGATCTCCAGGACGGCAGCTGGAGTGGGAAACTCTTCCTGGTGGAAGGCAGCTCCATCGCCGGGCGGCGGGTTAAGGTGCGGGTGCGCGGCCAGGTCTACGACATCTACGCGCCGCAACGTGAGGTCATCGACGAACTCAAGGCCCAGCATGCGAGCAACCGCCGGGTGAAGTTTTACGGCGAACTCGGAACCTACAAAGGGAGTTGGCAGTTCGTGGTGCAGGATATCAGTTGGGTGCCGTGA